ggtcaagttattcatgagttgagtagagccaaggtaagtgtttcttcttaCTTTTTTAAATCTTAAGTTTTGTTAGCATTCGAACTctcatactcatacattcaatgtactgatatcagttggcctgcatcttaTCATAATGCAGACACATgtaaccaagatcagcatcATGCAATGCCTCGTTGATCCAGCTGAGCACTTGGAGTCAATGGTGAGCAtccttgcattctggaggacacATTTACATGCTTTTCAGATTTTTCCTTATAGGTTGTTGTAGGGTTTGTCTcaacattcatcttagtattaggcttcatagacagttaAACAGTCAGACAATATAGTTTTGACTCTCTTTATTTGCATTGCAAACATTCCATTGTGAGACTTGTGTCATTTTGGCCAACACATGTTATTTTAAGTTATCCTTATGAGAATGTTTCTTGCAttatattgagttaagtcttccgctgattCAAGTAAGTCACGCCAAGGGTCCACTCAATGCCAGCAACGGTCATTGGGTGCCGGCCATGTCCAGGATGTAGGCTCGGAGTGTGACATATAGTATACGATGTTGTGAAATAGAATtaatattactaaattaaagtttttcataaattattataacttaAAGAATATCTGAGAAGTGCTTTAAATGATTAATATTGATTTTCATAGAGTTAATTATTTTTGCGTCAAATAAGATTGCATATCATTGAAACATTTCAAAAtgcattcaaaaaatttaaatatgctgagaaaatgatatatattaagTAGTATTGCTTTTACTTCACTAAATTTGGTAAACAAACTTaacgaacaaaacaaaaaaataatatcaagatAAAAATGGTCAGGAATAACTTTTCTTCAAACTTaacgaacaaaacaaaaaagtaatATCAAGATAAAAATGCTCAGGAATAACTTTTCTTCTTGAGGTTATGACTATAATTGATGGACATCATTTAAGTACAATTATTCTCTTAGATATTAATACTTGAAATTTAATATGTGCATGAACTATGAacgattttataaatattttaatattttattttttaacgtgttatttttcataatattttgagCAAGGCTATGATATagatgtaattttaaaaaaataaaatgtgtactTATATAGTGAATGTAAATACTTTTATGAGTAGAATGttatagagaaaaatatattacgTCATTAATTAGttctaaagaaaattattttttattttgccgCACATGTATCATATAGATGTTGTCTTATGAGAGTATCTAGTATCTTATAGATGTTCTATCGTGATATAACATTAaactttttcaattaaaaaattaaaagctaaataaaatttaaggtaTTCTTTATAgaatctttaatttaatttaagatcattttatgatctatcagtattttcttattattttatatagctAGCAAAGAGTGTATGTGTGGCATAATATTTTCATAGATCAAAATGAagacaaaataacaaaaaattgatactaaaaaaatcatactcaacataattattaaaaaagtaaaaatatgtagaTCAATTCATTAACAATGAAGAAGGAAAGCGAAAATATATATGTTCGTGATATATTCACCCTAGTGTTTCATTTAATTGAAATCCTTGCCACCAGCACTTTACTTTCTCCATTCATTTTTACTTACATAtctgttaaaaataattattatcatggttattttatcatattataagtaaaagtcaaaatctatttttaaaacagtagacttaataataaaactacTAATTTAATGGACTACGCTGATGCCCGATCTTTTAGCaaaattagaaagaaacttCTTCATTTGATgttaaaagaataagaaatggAAATACAAAGAAGAAATATCTTACCCCAATCATGTGCCtttttgtatttgtttattattgttGTCTTTCTCCACatctttatctatttattttattagagaaaataatgaataatttgTGTATTTAAATTCTCTCTCGACTGaaaacacaaaagaaaatatgcaagcaacaaaatttataaaataaaaattctcgCGTGCTATATATAGAAGATTTCTGTGTAAAGCAAAATTCATAGGTAATTGCatatttctttcttctcttcatttcttctttaataGAAAGTAAATACCTAAATTCAAATGCTAAAAATTTTGAGGAAACATATGAATGGATTGGGGATGAatcatttatgaaaattttaaatgatccCAACTTGTCACAAAAATAAGATCCCCAAGATTTATAAGAAGTGAATAGTTGTGATTTATGACCGAAGAAACATGAAGGTAGAAATTGTTGTGCTATTTATAggtaattagttttttttaatgataaaacaTGTAGGTTAACTAAAGAGCAGTaatgttctaaaattatataaataatatttatgtatgtGATGAAAATCATATGAGGAAAATATGAGTATAATTGATGAATGATTTGCTAAAATTTCTTCACCAACTCTTTCTAATGTTGTATCTGAATTTCGTTGGGTATCGAACTTAATCAACTATTGCAAATAACAGTTGAGTTTTTTTAAGATGGAGAAGAAGAAtataaacccaaaaaaattgtagtttAAAAGTGAGAGGGAGCCCCTATTTTTATAGCTAACAAATAGTAGCATGAATATATTTTGATTGTGCCTTATTAGATAAGTCACAACCCTTCAGAAACGACTCTGCTCATCGGAAAATACATaaccctttgaaaaagtcacaactcatcggATAAGGCACAACCCTTTGTTAAAGTCACAatcctttgaaaaagtcacaactcattaAAAATgtcacaaccctttgaaaatGTCACAAGTCATCACAAAAGTCATAATACATTAATGTGAAAAGGTAACAACTTTTAATATaacttaattaagtaaattgAGTATTTTTAATTGGGGGTACTATGATAGTTTAAAATTCATGTTtggaaatttatgtttttaaggtagtatatatatatatatatatatatatatatatatatatatatatagagagagagagagagagagagagagagttgtcAAAAAGGGTCAGTCCAGCCTCGCCTTGCCCAAGCCTCACAGGTCAGGTAATTTGAAGGGCTAGTCCTTCATTTAGAATGGGCTGAAAATGCTCAACCCAACCCTAGAAGGGCCACGGACGGGGGAGGGCtaacccttttttttcttttcaaacttaaaattcTACGACATCAAGAACGAGAAGATTTTCAAAACAAATATGGCAAACAATGATGTTGTTTCAATATCACTAGcaaaaaaaatctagtgaaatTAGCATGTATCTAAGATACTAGATATGTGAGATAGATGTATTTAGTGTGATGCATCACACATATGCGAGCGAGATAAGAAAATGACCAGTGAGATGGAAGGAAGGTGAGGACACAAGATTTGTCAATGTATCCTAGATACAGTCCACTTGGATAGAGTATATCTAAAACAAATTACACATAATTTTGAGTCCATGTATCCCCAGATACATATCTCTGGACACACAAAATCTATTAAGATTTGTAATATTACAATATAGTGTGCATCTAAGTAATTAGCTCATACACTAGTGAAATTTTCTTTAAGTTaccctaaaataaataatcttgGTCCATGGGCTGACCCTTGCTCGACCCTGATCAAGTCTCAAGGGTCAACGGTCAAGGGCTTATAAGTCTAATTTTAAAGGGGCttgaaaaatcatatttcaacCCTACCCCGATAATGGGTTGTATTGGTTCGAGCCCATGGGCTAAGCCCATTTTGagggttctctatatataataaagtagAAACACAGACAAAGTGATGTTGCATCTTTCTATGGCCTCGATTTATATTGatctttttttctcattttttctaatttaaattaattattgtattagaaaagtaaattattgaatttattatagataaatattttattaacaaaggaacaaatacaacaaaaactcttcacattttttcttttatttgattatctcacttctaatcataagatgataatattgttctatatattaagtatttttattattcaatttattcaCAAGGATTTATTACTCATGAGTTACacctctttaatttttatttttaataatattcataactcccattatttttatgttcatACCTTCCAAATCTAAATTTATAAGGTTATGATGTCCTATGGTATTCCTCTATTTTGCATATAAATTCATACTTAGTTTCATGATTCACATTTAAGATTATCCTTTctctttttcatcatattagtTTGTGAATTGACTAACATGtaacccaaaaaaaatacatgaaggtaagaatatttcattatcaagtctttattttttcatttcttcaattttgcctatataattcatatttagtttctcaacttttcatatttatttttatgtacattgatatttttttcttaatattttatttatgtatgtattatCATTCACCAAGCaagtatgattttaaaaaatatttttgtaataatgAACAATATGTTGTTAGTATGCAATTGCTCCTTTTAACCATAACTTTTCAGGATATAATGTAGTTTGATTATAGTATTTGTTAAATTTCAAGAgatgattattaattattattgttagtaCTATTGTAAaactaatatacatatatattatgtatggtttaattttctttcttttgatataattgttttttaattggCATATGATATCCTATATTCAATTGGTATCATATGATGAATAGTTTGGAGCAAATTATGGTGGCGAATCTATTTATAAAGAAAGATGGtagaataaaaatgaagtataattagaaattattttttctagatATTTTTACTTTGAATTGTATTAGTTAACTTGGCTACTTTtgcaagaattttttaaaattttcatttgtatAATAATTTAGCTACAATGCAATGTGTTGTCAGTGTTAATCATTTGATCCTTTACTAatctactttttttaattatgaaacataattactataattatcccatttcaacaataaaaaaaaattatggtgaTAAGGAGTTTCAATTTTCTGTACTTgcaaaaaagtaattgaaaaataaaatgttaatttcATGATGTCATTTTTTTGAGGATGTTACCATCTATTTTTGGTCGTTGCTCTTtcttatattcaaaatttctatGCAGCCACCGATTGGTATATTTTCTTGTCCATTGTTGTATTTGCAccccttatttttatttgtttatttagtttacaaataaaatcaattattaatttttaaaatgtctaataaaattatacatttgaattatttataactcaTATCTCCTCATCTTTCTTACAACTTCTCATcttaaatattatcataactTTTGTATGTTTCATTATGCGTAATGcgtataaaaatttaatagtgtttaaaaattataataaacaaacgtaataataaatacacagtcaaaaaactaaaactctttttacgaaattaaatttgtattaaaaatttTGTAGTACTACAAAAGATAGAggaaattaaaacatatcaaaaacttccaacataaaacaaaatatgtttattcaaaatattacttttatttcatttacttcaccATAGTGGATATTTTATTCTGCTATATACATAAGAATAATTTACACTTAAAAAGGAtgcaaaaagaaattttaatttatatgtttaaaaaaataaaaaaaatgtatcatgtCGCAGATGAAGagaaatatcaatattatcttATATATCCGACGCTAAATACTATTATCTTATAAACCTTTGTGTGTCAGATTATATTTCATACCCCCATCGTTCTTTTAACCACACAAccaatttaaaaattatctgACAAGTATCTATTAGAATTGATTTTAACCATAGAGATTATCATTCAAATTATGGTGCATGCATTATATGAATAATCTCTACggagttaaatattttatgtatatattttctaaaattgagTACTACTAATATGTTGTTTTTGGTGCttcaaaaagaatgaatatTGCACTTAATTTAATGGTGAGTTGTATAATCATAGTAGATTAAACCATTTTTAGTAATAATATTGAAACCAATTAGGTGCAATAATGAAACTTGTGTTTGGTAGAAGGTGTATCAATTATGATTGTATCAAAGCCACAAGTCAGAAAAAGGTATACAAAAATGTCCTAAAGTATTAGGTAGACTGTTAGCACCAAACTAAcgactactactattattagtatatataattatatatatcagAAGTGAAAACTTCAAACTAACTACTACTACTAgctagtattatttttttcaaataagtaaaGTTGTTGCTTTTGGACTAAATGTTACATGCACAACATCCCTCTATATAAGTTGGGAtaacaatgtccatcatttcaTAAACTTGtgtttattttctttccaattttttcttgaattaatttAGACGTTAAATACAATGGCTTTTGCAGCAATTTTCCTATTTGTTCTTCTTGCTTCTCCTATAATGTGTTATGGCAAGGATCACATTGTTGGAGGCAGCGATGGGTGGAGTCAATCTGGAGATTATTCAACTTGGGCATCTGCTCAAACTTTCAATGTTGGAGACAACCTTGGTAACTGAATTTTcctatatttctttattttcctttcccaaggaattacaataatttttcatatgttCATTTAACTAGTTATTATCCCGAAAAgttgaaagaaagaagaaaggcGAATTTACgagataataattattatagtcTAGTGACTACATGAGAAATTTGTTGAAGAATGACAAAAAGTCGATGTggtgattaattaattagattctTGATCTCTTTATAAGTCTTGGACAATCCACCAACTTTGGTGTGTGAGTTGGGCAAAATCTAATTTTATGAAATCAACTCAATTTTTCTTCATGCTTGCAAATATGCACAAAGTTCACTCAATTTACTTTTATGCATGCTATATGTTGTATCCTTCGAAAAATTGAGATCATGTGTGGGAAGGtgatattaatgtattttagaTGTATAAAGTTTGGTGTGCAAGTTTAACATAATCCATTACATTCAATTCGAACTCTACATATATTTGTAGAAAAACAAGGATTTGaggtaaatatatatttggaaACTTACCCTCTAAACTTATCATCCACAAAGTCTTTCGACTCTTCATGATCTACCACTAGCAtcatatgaatcacttaaaagTACTAagaattaaaaatcatttttattatataattagatGGCTACATGAGGTGATTTCTCAATCGATTTGCCAAATCAAGTAACATTCTGAAGGATgtattattgaaaatattatgatagttttatgacttcaaaaaaaaacacatcTTATTCTAGGTTCAACCGACTAGATATAAAAACCATATATATGTTTGTACAGACTGTATACCTTTTATGTTATTggcttttatttcatttgttataaTAAAACTATTGCTCCAGAATTATGTCGAATTGCAATAAGAGTTTTAAATATTACAATTAAACTAACTAAGAAGCTCGGATGAGCAGTGGTAATTGGCAATGATATTAATATAAGGTACATTGTCTTTCGAATACAATtcaattcatcaaaatattatattgtgcATAAGCTTTTAAGCTTCCTTGCTTTCTAAAGCCGTGTCTGACATACATGTGAAATTGTAGAATAGGATATGCatgttatatattaaaatagtaaCAAGATATGTTTGGGCTTTGGCAGTGTTTAACTATGGTGGAAGTCATGGCGTGAACATAGTAAGTAAAGATGATTATGACAATTGCAACACTGGAAATGCTCTCCTATCTTATACTGGTGGACAGAATAGCATACCCCTCTCAAGTGCAGGTGACATGTATTTTGTTTGTCCTACACTTAATCACTGTGACACTGGCATGAAATTGGCAATCAAAGTTGAAGGAACTTCCTCTGCCACAACACCTGCAACTCCCTATGGCACAAAGTCTATGCCACATAATGCTGCCTCTGGTACATTTGGCACTATGAACAAAATGGTTTTTGGATTTTCACTTGCCTTGTTTGTATTCATGGGCTAGGAGAGAGGCAGTGCTATATATGAattctatttccttttttttatgttcCATTTCATTTCTGTTTATTTccttgttcatattttttttaaggaataagtaacttttttgttttggttgtcAATGCATAAAATTTGAATCCCATTTATGTCAACATGGattcaaaacttaaaagaaagaaaaggggTGAAGAGAATTTACATGGGTGGTGGATTAGTCCATCTTCTCTTCATCTCCGACTTCGATCGAACCTCTTTCAGTTTGCCATCCGCTTCATAATCTCTTTCCATAACAAGGTTCACTCCTTCATCTGAATACCACCCAACTCCTATACATAGAGTCCCATCCTTGTTCACATCAACATAACTCGTAACGCCTCCTGGTAGCCAGAGAACAGTTGCATCCTGCATGTCTAACAATTCCTCTTCTCCAAAGTACACTGGATTTTCTGGGAGGCTTCTCTTCTTCAGGTTTTCCGTGCATAGGTAAACATATGGCATGCCACAAGTTGTTTCCGTTGTGTTGTCCTCACCGTAGATAGGTGTTGCACTCACCTCAAACACTTTCCAAGATCCAGTCAGCTCTGATGGTTGGATTCTTCTTCTTTGAGAAAAGGGCTTCACGTCCAGCTCCATGTCACTATTAttctcaaaagaaattattagaaACGTTTTATACTTACTCCATTTCGTTTTATATGGTCGTATTTGACTAAATATAAAG
The sequence above is a segment of the Solanum lycopersicum chromosome 10, SLM_r2.1 genome. Coding sequences within it:
- the LOC101260771 gene encoding mavicyanin-like, translating into MAFAAIFLFVLLASPIMCYGKDHIVGGSDGWSQSGDYSTWASAQTFNVGDNLVFNYGGSHGVNIVSKDDYDNCNTGNALLSYTGGQNSIPLSSAGDMYFVCPTLNHCDTGMKLAIKVEGTSSATTPATPYGTKSMPHNAASGTFGTMNKMVFGFSLALFVFMG